The following coding sequences lie in one Lytechinus pictus isolate F3 Inbred unplaced genomic scaffold, Lp3.0 scaffold_20, whole genome shotgun sequence genomic window:
- the LOC129283153 gene encoding uncharacterized protein LOC129283153, whose translation MPQGAINCSAPYIPHDASVEHLRLNYAFGDRINVTCDASDEYFTLQCHNKGLWSGPVVSCPRSNVTIPAAVTVHRHAYCSAPAVPPHSTNQNTRLSYKEGDNINVTCNEGSGWYPLECSDGIWIGQNIVCPKPTIDCNQPIIPTVSSLGTYKSHYKVDEVVNITCKTSLDSILWECHKDGQWRGPEIRCPVSQPISSGDAAGRVGEKHVEKWHGRDLITTGLLVAAVIMFVLVLMSMVAFSISFKGWHSGSAKDDTNADRGPLPDVPGGYADYLVGEKSLYTEPYLKPSSIPHGYETYEKPM comes from the exons ATGCCTCAAG GAGCTATCAATTGCAGCGCTCCATACATTCCTCACGATGCATCGGTGGAACATCTTCGTCTCAACTATGCATTTGGTGACAGAATTAATGTGACATGTGATGCAAGTGATGAATACTTTACTCTTCAATGTCATAACAAAGGCTTGTGGAGCGGACCCGTCGTTTCCTGTCCAAGGTCCAACGTAACAATACCCGCTGCAG TAACCGTCCATCGCCACGCCTACTGCAGTGCCCCAGCCGTACCACCTCACTCAACCAATCAGAACACACGTCTCTCATACAAAGAAGGTGACAATATCAACGTAACATGTAACGAGGGTTCTGGATGGTACCCTTTGGAATGTTCTGACGGAATATGGATCGGACAGAATATTGTCTGCCCAAAGCCCACCATAG ACTGCAACCAACCAATCATACCCACCGTTTCATCGCTGGGCACCTACAAGTCTCATTACAAGGTCGACGAAGTTGTTAACATCACATGTAAAACATCCCTTGATTCCATTCTTTGGGAATGCCACAAAGATGGTCAATGGCGCGGACCAGAGATTCGCTGCCCCGTCTCTCAACCAATATCATCCGGTGATGCTGCAG GGAGAGTTGGAGAAAAGCATGTAGAAAAGTGGCACGGACGAGATTTGATAACTACTGGTCTTCTTGTAGCAGCTGTGATCATGTTTGTCCTAGTACTGATGTCCATGGTGGCCTTCTCGATCTCTTTCAAAGG GTGGCACTCTGGATCAGCCAAAGATGATACAAACGCGGACCGAGGACCACTCCCAGATGTTCCTGGAGGATATGCAGATTACCTTGTGGGAGAAAAGTCTCTGTACACCGAACCATACTTGAAACCAAGCAGTATTCCACATGGATATGAGACCTACGAAAAGCCAATGTAA